A window of the Hordeum vulgare subsp. vulgare chromosome 5H, MorexV3_pseudomolecules_assembly, whole genome shotgun sequence genome harbors these coding sequences:
- the LOC123399290 gene encoding ent-kaurenoic acid oxidase 1-like, whose product MAIALGVDGVGEWAWTWWLGLASGAVPLLWLAAWHSADAWYRAAFFLRHGGRRRLPPGHMGLPFLGETLSFTWHFKLARRPDDFITAKRRVHGAGAGIYRTHLFGSPAVIVCSPAANKFVFQSADNFGVRWPMPELIGQNSVVNVEGASHARLRGFILAAINRPGSLRTIAAVVQPRVVAALAAWADMGTMVAAAEIKKVTFANICKMFISVEPSPLTEQIDQWFDSLMAGLRAFPLDFPGTAFHGARKCRRKLNSVFRQELEARKKVNKECDDLMSGLMRTEDKHGKRLSDEEMVDNMVNLVVAGYESTASAIMWAIYHLAKSPAALAKLRKENVAVSESKGGSLMITHDDLPRMKYTAKVVEETIRMANIAPMVHRVANRDVEYGGYTIPAGWPVLVWVRSLHTDPVYYQDPLTFNPDRWDEPVKPGTYQAFGGGYRICPGNMLAKLQLTIMLHHLSIGYEWELLNPDAKINYLPHPRPVDGAAMTFRKLRA is encoded by the exons ATGGCGATAGCACTAGGAGTAGACGGTGTGGGTGAGTGGGCATGGACATGGTGGCTGGGCCTCGCCTCGGGCGCTGTCCCGCTGCTCTGGCTCGCCGCCTGGCACTCCGCCGACGCGTGGTACCGCGCCGCCTTCTTCCTCAGGCACGGCGGCCGGCGCCGCCTCCCGCCGGGCCACATGGGCCTGCCCTTCCTCGGCGAGACGCTCTCCTTCACCTGGCACTTCAAGCTCGCGCGCCGCCCGGACGACTTCATCACCGCCAAGAGGCGCGTGCACGGCGCCGGGGCCGGCATCTACCGGACGCACCTCTTCGGCTCTCCCGCCGTCATCGTGTGCTCGCCGGCCGCCAACAAGTTCGTGTTCCAGTCTGCCGACAACTTCGGTGTACGGTGGCCCATGCCGGAGCTCATCGGGCAGAACTCCGTGGTGAACGTGGAGGGCGCCAGCCACGCCAGGCTCCGTGGGTTCATCCTCGCCGCCATCAACCGGCCCGGCTCGCTCCGGACCATCGCCGCCGTCGTGCAGCCACGCGTCGTGGCGGCGCTGGCTGCGTGGGCAGACATGGGGACCATGGTCGCGGCCGCCGAGATCAAGAAA GTGACATTCGCGAACATATGCAAAATGTTCATAAGCGTGGAGCCGTCGCCATTGACTGAGCAGATCGACCAGTGGTTCGACAGCCTCATGGCTGGACTCAGGGCATTCCCCTTGGATTTTCCAGGGACGGCATTTCACGGCGCTCGCAAG TGTCGTCGGAAGCTGAACTCGGTCTTCCGGCAGGagctggaggcgaggaagaaggtgAACAAGGAGTGTGATGATCTAATGAGCGGGCTGATGCGCACCGAGGACAAGCACGGAAAGAGGTTGAGCGATGAGGAGATGGTGGACAACATGGTCAACCTCGTTGTTGCCGGCTACGAATCAACCGCCAGCGCCATCATGTGGGCTATCTACCACCTCGCCAAATCCCCCGCCGCCCTCGCCAAGCTCCGGAAGGAGAATGTGGCAGTGAGCGAAAGCAAAGGTGGTTCATTGATGATCACCCATGATGACCTCCCGAGGATGAAGTACACGGCTAAGGTGGTGGAGGAGACGATCCGAATGGCCAACATCGCGCCCATGGTGCACCGCGTAGCGAACCGGGACGTGGAGTATGGTGGGTACACAATCCCAGCTGGGTGGCCGGTGCTTGTGTGGGTGAGGTCATTGCACACCGACCCTGTCTACTATCAGGACCCCCTCACCTTCAACCCTGACAGATGGGAT GAACCAGTGAAGCCAGGGACGTATCAGGCCTTCGGTGGCGGGTATAGGATTTGCCCGGGCAACATGCTCGCGAAGTTGCAGCTCACCATCATGCTCCACCACCTCTCCATTGGTTATGA ATGGGAGCTGTTGAATCCTGATGCAAAGATCAATTACCTTCCACACCCAAGGCCAGTGGACGGCGCAGCCATGACCTTCCGTAAGCTTAGAGCTTGA